GGTCCCTTATAAGTTCACCTCTCTCGTCTATGAAGAAGATGGTGTCCCTATCGTTATCCAGTATAACCCCCATATCCGCGCCGGTTGACCTCACAACATCCGCTATCATGGATATGCTGGAGGCATTCGCGAGGGGAAAGTTTTTACCAAATAGCGACCCTCTGAATGTGATGTTTATGGTCTGACAGTTTAGTCGGTTGAGTATATCCGCCTCAATGTTTGATGGGGACCCCTCATCGTAACCTAAGACCACCATAAATTCATGCTTTCCTACAGAGGGGGATATGAACTCGAGTATTGATTTGATATAGGAGTCAAGGTAGTTATTGACATATCGAAGCTTTCCAAGCTGATTCAAGTCTGCATAAACTGTGGGGCGTTGTTCAAGTGGAATTTCATGGTTGCTGAGGAGTTTTATGTTTATTTCATCTGTTCGGAGTGGGGAGCGGGAGACGTTTATCATCAAATGACTGTCAAGACGCTCCATGTGGTGATGTATAACAGGGACTGTGGCAACTCCAAAATCAATAACATCAACTCCAGCAGCCATCAATCCCGTTCCTATGGCCCTCTTTATCATCTGAGATGGTGTATGTGCGTCTCTGCCTATCAGGACACGCCTGCAGCTTACGTAGTCACCTATCAGCATCCCAAGGTTGAGGGCAAATGAGCAGTCTATGTCCCGGTTAACAGAGCCCCTTATATCCTGAACGTACCTTGCCATTGGAATCACTGTTCAGCCACAATGGGA
This genomic stretch from Methanothermobacter sp. harbors:
- a CDS encoding phosphomannomutase, whose product is MARYVQDIRGSVNRDIDCSFALNLGMLIGDYVSCRRVLIGRDAHTPSQMIKRAIGTGLMAAGVDVIDFGVATVPVIHHHMERLDSHLMINVSRSPLRTDEINIKLLSNHEIPLEQRPTVYADLNQLGKLRYVNNYLDSYIKSILEFISPSVGKHEFMVVLGYDEGSPSNIEADILNRLNCQTINITFRGSLFGKNFPLANASSISMIADVVRSTGADMGVILDNDRDTIFFIDERGELIRDQTVLSIFADHYLKSSDGPVVSSVVASKSLENVTGGRLIRTSVNDVLNRVYTENAVFGGDEPGMYIFPEFQHCYDATFALLKMLEIMAERNMTLHNLASRMERYSRVEFSMDCPNEFKDSLIERLAEHFRGKKIELIDGIRIEESSGVVLIRPSRFEPLIRIYIESESSEETQKKSRHIMNLIKSKMSDLYGE